The proteins below are encoded in one region of Aequorivita iocasae:
- a CDS encoding metal ABC transporter permease → MNIQEYFELVWTDYTLRTITLGTAVLGAICGMLGSFAVLRKQSLLGDAISHAALPGIALAFLITGAKDSGTLLLGALVSGVIGTFWIRGITSNTHLKSDTALGLILSIFFGFGMLLLTFIQKQPNANQAGLDKYLFGQAATLMESDVRLMIIVTGISLFVMLLFWKEFKILLFDADYTKTLGFNTKFIDVLITFLIVLAIVLGLQTVGVVLMSAILLAPAAAARQWTNNLGTMVLLAAVFGALSGVFGTAISASQNNLSTGPVIVLVAGVFVLLSFIFSHKRGLLFREIRFRKNRTDLKLMKTLQFMYGIAQEHQNISHPHAIRILNNFQGFTKGSLKKLENEGWIAIEGQQWAMTPKGYKQAEEMYNQKTT, encoded by the coding sequence ATGAATATCCAAGAATACTTTGAACTGGTTTGGACCGATTACACCCTACGCACCATCACGCTGGGAACGGCGGTATTGGGCGCCATTTGTGGTATGTTGGGTAGTTTTGCTGTACTTCGGAAACAAAGCTTGCTGGGTGATGCCATCTCGCACGCGGCCCTTCCCGGCATTGCATTGGCATTTTTGATTACAGGCGCTAAAGATTCCGGAACATTATTATTGGGTGCATTGGTTAGTGGTGTAATAGGAACATTTTGGATTCGGGGAATTACTTCAAACACACATTTAAAAAGTGATACTGCCCTCGGATTAATTCTTTCAATATTTTTCGGTTTTGGAATGCTGCTGCTTACTTTTATTCAAAAGCAGCCCAATGCCAACCAGGCTGGGCTGGATAAATACCTCTTTGGCCAAGCTGCAACACTTATGGAAAGTGATGTACGGTTAATGATTATTGTTACAGGAATTTCACTTTTTGTAATGCTACTTTTTTGGAAGGAATTCAAAATATTGCTTTTTGATGCAGATTACACAAAAACACTTGGCTTCAACACCAAATTTATAGATGTTTTAATAACCTTTTTAATTGTCTTGGCCATTGTTTTAGGCCTTCAAACTGTGGGAGTGGTCTTGATGAGTGCTATCCTTCTTGCTCCTGCAGCCGCAGCCCGTCAATGGACAAACAATCTGGGCACTATGGTGTTATTGGCAGCTGTATTTGGGGCCCTTTCAGGCGTCTTCGGAACAGCCATAAGCGCCAGTCAGAATAACCTTTCTACCGGCCCCGTAATTGTACTTGTTGCTGGAGTATTTGTGCTACTTTCCTTTATATTTTCGCACAAACGGGGACTATTATTTCGCGAAATCCGTTTTCGGAAAAATCGCACCGATTTAAAACTGATGAAAACCCTTCAGTTTATGTACGGCATTGCGCAAGAGCATCAAAATATTTCGCATCCGCACGCTATTCGTATTCTTAATAATTTCCAAGGTTTTACAAAAGGTTCACTTAAAAAATTAGAAAACGAAGGATGGATAGCCATTGAGGGGCAACAATGGGCAATGACCCCAAAAGGTTATAAACAAGCTGAGGAAATGTATAATCAAAAAACCACATGA
- a CDS encoding sensor histidine kinase encodes MYFYKKSLRTRIFLSMFLLVLGASVLIAIVTVFQYKEEAQDYHRDRLLRKEAAIRENINYILKTTTYPVETAQIPLIFKDKIYEIKDIHSLEIFLYDLDGNLLKSSKPSFFKDTVSPKMPEYALEMLQNSPTKSYIKEFEEGGQKYQSSYTYITDSYFKPLAILNLPYIEDDGFITKELTEYLYRLGIAYFFMLGAAIAISYFLSKYITRSLKEISEKLSETRFDTRNKKIHISDTPQEISLLINSYNGMIDELENSAAQLAASERETAWREMAKQVAHEIKNPLTPMRLTVQSFQRKFDCNDPDIDKKMAEYTNTLLQQIDTLSSISSAFSTYAKMPAQQDETLNVVKISKLALDIFNEDYIYFFSEEKEVRARFDRTQLIRVVTNLVKNSIQSIAQKNPEEPRINVVVQLENTFVNILVSDNGIGVPDENKNIIFEPQFTTKTSGMGLGLGMVKNIVETYGGTITLHSSEEKTTFKVSFPAML; translated from the coding sequence ATGTATTTTTACAAAAAATCGCTTCGTACCCGTATCTTTCTTTCTATGTTCCTTTTAGTTTTGGGAGCTTCTGTACTCATCGCTATTGTTACGGTTTTTCAGTACAAAGAAGAGGCGCAGGATTACCACCGCGATCGCCTATTGCGAAAGGAAGCTGCCATTCGGGAAAACATCAACTACATATTAAAAACTACAACCTACCCGGTTGAAACCGCTCAAATTCCACTGATATTTAAGGATAAAATTTATGAAATTAAAGACATCCACAGCCTTGAGATTTTTCTGTATGATTTGGACGGTAATCTTTTAAAATCTTCAAAACCTTCTTTTTTTAAGGATACGGTTTCCCCAAAAATGCCTGAATATGCGCTGGAAATGCTTCAAAATTCGCCCACAAAAAGCTACATAAAGGAGTTCGAGGAAGGCGGGCAAAAGTATCAATCATCTTATACCTACATTACTGATAGTTATTTTAAACCCTTAGCAATTCTAAATTTACCCTATATTGAAGATGATGGTTTCATCACCAAAGAGCTCACCGAATACCTCTACCGGTTGGGAATTGCCTACTTTTTTATGCTAGGAGCGGCTATTGCCATTTCTTATTTTCTTTCAAAATACATCACCCGTTCCTTAAAGGAAATAAGTGAAAAGCTTTCCGAAACGCGATTTGATACCCGAAACAAAAAAATTCACATTAGCGATACGCCCCAAGAGATTTCATTACTCATAAACTCCTACAACGGAATGATCGACGAACTTGAGAACAGTGCCGCACAATTGGCCGCCAGTGAACGGGAAACAGCTTGGCGTGAAATGGCAAAACAAGTAGCTCACGAGATTAAAAATCCGCTTACGCCCATGAGGCTCACCGTACAAAGCTTTCAAAGAAAATTTGATTGCAACGATCCCGATATCGACAAGAAAATGGCAGAATATACGAATACTTTGCTGCAGCAGATTGATACTTTGAGTTCCATTTCATCGGCATTTTCTACTTACGCAAAAATGCCCGCACAGCAAGATGAAACGCTAAATGTGGTAAAAATAAGCAAATTGGCGTTGGATATTTTTAATGAGGACTACATCTATTTCTTTTCGGAAGAAAAGGAAGTACGGGCACGTTTTGACAGAACTCAACTTATACGCGTTGTTACCAATTTGGTGAAAAATAGTATTCAGTCCATAGCACAAAAAAACCCTGAAGAACCCAGGATTAATGTGGTGGTACAGCTTGAAAATACTTTCGTGAATATACTGGTTTCCGATAATGGAATAGGCGTGCCAGACGAAAATAAAAACATAATTTTTGAACCTCAGTTTACTACTAAAACCAGCGGCATGGGCCTTGGGCTGGGAATGGTTAAAAATATTGTAGAAACTTACGGCGGGACAATAACTTTGCATTCTTCAGAAGAAAAAACCACTTTTAAAGTTTCATTTCCGGCCATGCTTTAA
- a CDS encoding HD domain-containing protein, with translation MASFSSEEIIQKTINFVKNELQNAEGGHDWFHIERVYKNALLISESEKVDRTIVSLSALLHDIADSKFHNGDETVGPKKARKFLKSQNISEETIDHVVKIIENVSFKGGNKNQEFHSKELEVVQDADRLDALGAIGIARTFNYGGFKNRKLYDPEIKPNLNMTPSEYKVSDAPTINHFYEKLLLLKDRMNTETGRKIAAERHVFMETFLKQFYAEWNGEK, from the coding sequence ATGGCTTCATTTTCTTCGGAAGAAATTATTCAGAAAACTATCAACTTTGTTAAAAACGAATTGCAAAACGCCGAAGGTGGCCACGATTGGTTCCATATTGAACGGGTTTATAAAAACGCTTTGCTCATTTCCGAAAGTGAAAAAGTTGACAGAACCATCGTTTCGCTCAGCGCATTGCTCCACGATATAGCCGATTCCAAATTTCACAATGGCGATGAAACCGTTGGCCCAAAAAAAGCGCGAAAGTTTCTAAAATCACAAAATATTTCCGAAGAAACAATCGACCATGTTGTAAAAATTATTGAAAATGTTTCCTTTAAAGGCGGAAATAAAAACCAGGAATTTCATTCAAAAGAATTGGAAGTTGTGCAAGATGCCGATAGGCTGGACGCGCTGGGAGCTATAGGAATTGCGCGCACTTTCAACTACGGAGGTTTTAAAAACCGAAAACTTTACGATCCGGAAATTAAACCGAATTTGAATATGACGCCTTCGGAATACAAAGTTTCGGATGCACCAACAATCAATCATTTTTACGAAAAATTACTTCTTTTAAAAGATAGAATGAATACCGAAACTGGGAGAAAAATTGCTGCAGAAAGGCACGTTTTTATGGAAACTTTTCTCAAACAGTTTTATGCAGAGTGGAACGGCGAAAAGTAA
- a CDS encoding metal-dependent transcriptional regulator translates to MFTLAEENYLKAIFHLEHESSGEVSTNAIAESMETKPSSVTDMIQKLAEKKLVVYKRYKGAQLTEKGKKIAANVIRKHRLWEVFLVEKLNFHWDEVHEIAEQLEHIQSEELITRLDKFLGSPDFDPHGDPIPDKHGVLKRTEKKLLSEIEKTQKGVCVGVKESSADFLQYLDKKKISIGTKITVLGKEFFDGSMIIQVGNEQFFISKTVAENLFVQTL, encoded by the coding sequence ATGTTTACATTAGCCGAAGAAAACTATTTAAAGGCAATATTTCATTTAGAGCATGAAAGTTCAGGTGAAGTAAGTACCAACGCGATTGCGGAAAGTATGGAGACCAAACCCTCTTCCGTGACCGATATGATTCAAAAACTGGCAGAGAAAAAACTGGTAGTTTACAAACGCTACAAAGGTGCCCAATTAACCGAAAAAGGCAAAAAAATTGCGGCAAATGTTATTAGAAAACACCGTTTATGGGAAGTTTTTTTAGTGGAAAAATTAAACTTCCACTGGGATGAAGTCCACGAAATAGCGGAACAGTTGGAGCACATTCAATCGGAAGAATTAATCACCCGCCTCGATAAATTTTTGGGCAGCCCCGATTTTGACCCTCACGGCGACCCTATTCCCGATAAGCACGGAGTTTTAAAACGCACGGAGAAAAAATTACTTTCAGAAATAGAAAAAACCCAAAAGGGCGTTTGTGTAGGTGTAAAGGAAAGCAGCGCTGACTTTCTTCAGTATTTAGATAAGAAAAAAATCAGCATTGGTACAAAAATTACTGTGCTGGGCAAGGAATTTTTTGACGGCTCCATGATAATCCAAGTAGGCAACGAACAGTTTTTTATTTCAAAAACAGTAGCCGAAAATCTCTTTGTGCAAACACTTTAA
- a CDS encoding BrxA/BrxB family bacilliredoxin, translating to MYPPELVKPMREDLTRVGFSELHTANEVEEALKKEGTTLVVVNSVCGCAAANARPGAAMSLDNSKKPDNLVTVFAGVDREAVDAARANMVPFPPSSPSMALFKNGELVHMLERHHIEGRPAQMIAENLKGAYNEYC from the coding sequence ATGTACCCACCCGAACTAGTAAAACCAATGCGCGAAGACCTAACAAGAGTAGGTTTCTCTGAACTACATACAGCAAATGAAGTGGAAGAGGCATTGAAGAAAGAAGGAACCACCCTGGTAGTAGTAAACTCCGTTTGTGGTTGTGCGGCTGCAAATGCGCGTCCCGGTGCTGCAATGTCTTTAGACAATTCAAAAAAGCCCGATAATCTGGTAACCGTTTTTGCGGGCGTTGATCGCGAAGCGGTAGATGCGGCAAGAGCCAACATGGTTCCGTTTCCACCAAGCTCACCTTCTATGGCATTATTCAAAAATGGTGAATTGGTGCATATGCTCGAGCGTCACCACATTGAAGGCCGCCCTGCACAAATGATTGCCGAAAACCTAAAAGGCGCGTATAACGAATATTGTTAA
- a CDS encoding TerB family tellurite resistance protein yields MLRWLLAVLGYFVYRFPGAIVGFILGSLLDNLSVKGRRFQTSFGTSQQQVTPADFELNLLSLASLVIRADGNVSQTELDYVRQYFVQAYGRDRANATFRIFNEVIKKREISAQNICALLQQRTRYESRLQILHFLFSIANADGSVSTAEVNEINRIAGFLGVYGRDFESIKAMFFKNPDSAYKILEIDRTATVAEIKTAYRTMVKKYHPDKLQHMDEAHQKGGEEKFKKVQEAYEQLQKERGF; encoded by the coding sequence ATGCTTCGTTGGTTATTGGCCGTTCTAGGTTATTTTGTGTATCGATTTCCGGGTGCTATTGTTGGGTTTATTTTGGGAAGCTTATTGGATAACCTGAGCGTTAAGGGTAGAAGGTTTCAAACTTCCTTTGGCACATCACAACAACAAGTTACTCCAGCAGATTTTGAGTTAAACCTACTTTCCTTAGCTTCCTTGGTTATAAGAGCCGATGGAAATGTAAGCCAGACCGAACTGGATTACGTTCGCCAATATTTTGTGCAGGCCTATGGGCGCGATCGCGCTAATGCTACCTTTCGAATTTTTAATGAGGTAATAAAAAAACGCGAAATATCTGCCCAAAACATTTGTGCACTATTACAACAACGAACCCGTTATGAAAGCCGATTGCAGATTCTTCATTTCCTCTTCAGCATTGCGAATGCGGACGGAAGTGTTTCAACGGCCGAGGTAAACGAGATAAACCGAATTGCAGGCTTTTTGGGAGTTTACGGACGGGATTTTGAAAGTATTAAGGCGATGTTTTTCAAAAATCCCGACAGTGCTTACAAAATCTTGGAAATTGACAGAACAGCAACCGTAGCTGAAATTAAGACCGCGTACAGAACAATGGTAAAAAAATACCATCCCGATAAACTGCAGCATATGGACGAAGCACACCAAAAAGGAGGTGAGGAAAAGTTTAAAAAAGTGCAGGAAGCCTACGAACAACTTCAGAAAGAGCGCGGATTTTAG
- a CDS encoding CopD family protein — MEQYYPYIKSLHLIFIITWFAGLFYIVRLFVYQIEASEKPSPEREILGKQLKIMASRLWTIITWPSMILAVFFGIWLLLMRTFFLADAWMQVKLAFVILLIIYHLKCHKIYKQLQNGVVKHSSNYMRLFNEVPTIILFAVVFLVILKSAVNWIYGTVGIIIFAILLMMGYKIYKRIREKKNSEF, encoded by the coding sequence ATGGAACAATACTATCCGTACATAAAATCCCTTCACCTAATATTTATAATCACTTGGTTTGCAGGACTTTTTTATATTGTTCGCCTATTTGTTTACCAAATTGAGGCTTCCGAAAAACCTTCCCCTGAAAGGGAAATTCTGGGAAAGCAACTGAAAATAATGGCTTCGCGCCTTTGGACCATTATTACCTGGCCCAGTATGATATTGGCTGTTTTTTTTGGCATCTGGTTGCTTTTAATGCGCACCTTTTTCTTGGCAGACGCCTGGATGCAAGTGAAATTAGCATTTGTAATCCTCTTGATTATTTACCACCTTAAATGTCACAAAATTTATAAACAGTTGCAAAACGGAGTGGTAAAGCATTCCTCAAACTATATGCGCCTTTTTAATGAAGTGCCCACAATAATATTGTTTGCCGTAGTTTTTTTGGTTATTTTGAAAAGTGCCGTCAACTGGATTTATGGAACCGTTGGCATTATAATCTTTGCTATTTTATTGATGATGGGCTATAAAATTTACAAACGCATTCGGGAGAAAAAAAATTCTGAATTCTGA
- a CDS encoding PA0069 family radical SAM protein, which yields MSTDFLKGRGAQKNIHNRFFENSHEVLDEYLNYCEAEGEEADKNKTNYIEVFPKTFVNKVDSPDVGMGFSANPYQGCEHGCVYCYARNSHEYWGYGAGLDFERNILFKRNAPQLLEEKITSKNWQGNTIVFSGNTDCYQPLERKLEITRKCLEVMLKWKHPTGIITKNSLILRDLDILKEMAKLNIISTNISITSLSEDTRRLLEPRTASIKQRLKTVETLSENGIPVRVMMAPIIPSLNSHEILPLVKKVAELGAVDVGYTIVRLNGQIAEIFKDWAHKTIPDKADRILNQIAECHGGKLNDSNWGRRMKGEGTISEQVKNTMTIAKKRYLKDRKIEALDASPFLQLKNPQMKLF from the coding sequence ATGTCCACTGATTTTTTAAAAGGCCGTGGCGCCCAGAAAAATATACATAACCGCTTCTTCGAAAACAGCCACGAAGTATTGGATGAATATCTTAATTACTGTGAAGCGGAAGGCGAAGAGGCAGATAAAAACAAAACAAATTATATTGAAGTTTTTCCGAAAACATTTGTAAATAAAGTGGATAGTCCTGACGTTGGAATGGGTTTTTCGGCAAATCCGTACCAAGGTTGCGAGCACGGTTGCGTATATTGTTATGCACGGAACAGCCACGAATATTGGGGTTATGGAGCAGGATTGGATTTTGAGAGAAATATTCTCTTTAAAAGAAATGCACCACAACTTTTGGAAGAAAAAATAACTTCGAAGAATTGGCAGGGAAATACCATCGTTTTTTCGGGAAATACGGATTGTTATCAACCGCTGGAACGGAAACTTGAAATCACCCGAAAATGTCTTGAAGTAATGCTGAAATGGAAACACCCAACAGGAATAATCACCAAAAACTCACTGATACTTCGCGATCTTGATATTTTAAAGGAAATGGCAAAACTGAATATAATTTCAACAAATATTTCAATTACTTCCCTTTCTGAAGATACGCGCCGATTGCTGGAACCTCGAACTGCGAGTATCAAACAACGGCTAAAAACCGTGGAAACACTTTCAGAAAATGGAATTCCCGTTCGCGTGATGATGGCGCCGATTATTCCTTCTTTAAACAGCCATGAAATACTTCCTTTGGTAAAAAAAGTGGCAGAACTCGGCGCAGTTGATGTTGGTTACACAATCGTACGGTTAAACGGTCAAATTGCTGAAATTTTTAAAGATTGGGCACACAAAACCATTCCAGACAAAGCAGATCGTATTTTAAACCAAATTGCGGAATGTCACGGTGGAAAGCTCAACGATAGTAATTGGGGACGACGAATGAAAGGCGAAGGGACAATAAGCGAGCAAGTTAAGAACACGATGACAATAGCCAAAAAAAGGTATTTAAAAGACCGAAAAATTGAGGCTTTGGATGCTTCGCCTTTTCTCCAACTTAAAAACCCGCAGATGAAATTGTTTTAG
- a CDS encoding metal ABC transporter solute-binding protein, Zn/Mn family, translating to MKVNKFIILSILGLFFSCKNASEDNGKLKIVTTTTMLTDLVSEIGGENISLQGLMGAGVDPHLYKASEGDVTKLYEADIIFYSGLHLEGKLVDIFEKMERKKNTVSLGDKLPKNELIPSEYFASNYDPHVWFNIQFFKQFAQLVTDEFSKADPANAESYSENNKKYQQKLDALEAEIKSTIATLPEEKRILVTAHDAFNYFGKAYGFQVVGLQGISTATEAGVKDVQNLSEFIIKNNIKAIFVESSVPRRTIEALQQAVLSKNHNVEIGGSLYSDALGDSGTEEGTYIGMFKYNVNTIVNALK from the coding sequence ATGAAAGTAAATAAATTTATAATTCTAAGCATACTGGGTCTCTTTTTCAGTTGTAAAAATGCGTCTGAGGACAATGGTAAACTAAAAATTGTTACAACCACAACTATGCTGACAGACTTGGTTTCTGAAATTGGCGGCGAAAACATTTCACTGCAAGGTTTGATGGGTGCAGGCGTAGATCCGCATCTTTATAAAGCTAGTGAGGGTGATGTTACAAAACTTTATGAGGCCGATATTATTTTTTACAGCGGTTTACATTTGGAAGGAAAACTTGTGGATATTTTTGAAAAGATGGAACGCAAAAAAAACACTGTCTCGTTGGGAGATAAATTGCCAAAGAATGAATTGATCCCTTCGGAATATTTCGCTTCAAATTATGATCCACACGTTTGGTTTAATATTCAATTCTTCAAACAGTTTGCACAGCTGGTTACTGACGAATTTTCCAAAGCAGATCCCGCAAATGCAGAAAGTTATTCTGAAAACAACAAAAAATACCAACAAAAACTAGATGCCCTAGAAGCTGAAATCAAATCCACTATAGCAACATTGCCTGAAGAAAAGCGCATTTTGGTGACCGCGCACGATGCATTCAATTATTTCGGAAAAGCGTATGGTTTTCAAGTAGTGGGATTGCAGGGAATTTCCACGGCAACCGAGGCAGGCGTAAAAGACGTGCAAAATCTTTCAGAATTTATAATTAAAAATAACATAAAAGCCATTTTCGTAGAAAGTTCGGTCCCCAGACGTACCATTGAGGCGCTTCAGCAAGCGGTTCTCTCAAAAAACCATAATGTTGAAATCGGCGGTTCACTTTACAGTGATGCACTGGGCGATTCCGGAACCGAGGAAGGCACCTATATTGGGATGTTCAAATACAATGTAAATACAATTGTGAACGCTCTAAAATAA
- a CDS encoding Hsp20/alpha crystallin family protein, producing MSTLINVPKNGGLTRTNTDRSSTLPTLSSWIEDIFNRDLPSVFSQNFNTGMSLPKVNIKETADAYFVEMAVPGLKKSDFQIDLDNQILSIATEVEEENETKEQNYTRREFGYSSFKRSFTLPETVDDGKIKANYNEGILSIHLPKKEEAKQKPPRNIKIS from the coding sequence ATGAGCACTTTAATAAATGTTCCTAAAAATGGAGGTTTGACACGAACAAATACTGACCGTTCTTCAACCCTCCCCACTTTGTCCTCTTGGATTGAAGACATTTTTAACAGGGATTTACCTTCCGTATTTTCTCAGAACTTCAATACCGGAATGAGCCTTCCAAAAGTAAACATTAAGGAAACCGCAGATGCTTATTTTGTGGAAATGGCTGTCCCTGGGCTTAAAAAATCAGATTTCCAGATAGATTTGGACAATCAGATACTTTCCATCGCTACCGAAGTGGAAGAAGAAAATGAAACAAAAGAGCAAAACTACACCCGTAGGGAATTTGGCTATTCTTCCTTCAAACGAAGTTTCACGCTTCCCGAAACGGTTGATGACGGAAAAATTAAAGCAAACTACAACGAGGGTATTTTAAGTATCCATCTTCCAAAGAAAGAAGAGGCAAAACAAAAACCCCCAAGAAATATCAAAATTTCCTAA
- a CDS encoding enoyl-CoA hydratase/isomerase family protein → MKFQNILSETENSITTITINRPSKLNALNRETIQELHDAFEEAENSSDTKVVIITGSGEKAFVAGADISEFADFSVEEGGNLAAKGQELLFDFVANFSKPIIAAVNGFALGGGLELAMAAHFRIASDNAKMGLPEVSLGVIPGYGGTQRLPQLVGKGRAMEMIMTAGMIDANQALQYGLVNHVTTPDELIEFAEKIAGKIMKNSSVAIASAIRAINANYEDGENGFEVEIEEFGNCFGTDDFKEGTQAFLQKRKANFPGR, encoded by the coding sequence ATGAAATTTCAAAATATACTTTCCGAAACCGAAAACAGCATCACGACCATTACCATCAATCGTCCTTCAAAACTGAACGCGTTGAATCGTGAGACAATCCAAGAGCTGCACGATGCTTTTGAAGAAGCAGAAAATTCATCAGACACAAAAGTGGTAATTATAACTGGAAGTGGCGAAAAAGCTTTTGTAGCTGGCGCCGATATTAGCGAGTTCGCAGATTTTTCGGTGGAAGAAGGAGGGAATTTAGCTGCAAAAGGACAGGAATTATTGTTCGATTTTGTGGCAAATTTTTCCAAACCTATAATTGCCGCAGTAAACGGTTTTGCACTTGGCGGCGGCTTGGAACTGGCTATGGCGGCACATTTCCGCATTGCTTCCGACAACGCAAAAATGGGGCTTCCCGAAGTATCACTGGGTGTAATACCCGGTTATGGCGGCACGCAACGTTTACCGCAGCTTGTAGGTAAAGGTCGCGCCATGGAAATGATTATGACCGCCGGAATGATTGATGCCAACCAAGCGCTTCAATACGGCCTTGTAAACCACGTAACCACTCCGGATGAGCTAATTGAATTTGCTGAAAAAATAGCTGGAAAGATTATGAAAAATTCTTCGGTTGCTATCGCTTCCGCGATTCGGGCTATTAATGCAAATTATGAGGATGGCGAAAACGGTTTTGAAGTGGAAATTGAGGAATTCGGAAATTGTTTTGGCACTGATGATTTTAAGGAAGGCACCCAAGCCTTTTTACAAAAACGCAAAGCAAATTTTCCGGGAAGATAG
- a CDS encoding lysophospholipid acyltransferase family protein: protein MAFSKIISYPFTVLFYLLFGITIVIFHPIQWICFNWFGYTAHKKSVDYLNWTLLRCLNVLGTTFHIDINTSIPNNVPIIIVSNHQSMWDISPITWYLRKYHPKFISKVELGKGIPSVSYNLRHGGSILIDRKNPRQAIVEMVKFSKYLQKFKRSGVIFPEGTRSKTGVPKPFRRTGLQTLFKKVPDGYVIPVTFNNSWKLQRWGMFPMQMGVRLEMTAHPAIKIADYEVETLIDKVEEIITSKIHK, encoded by the coding sequence ATGGCATTCTCTAAAATAATAAGTTATCCCTTTACGGTATTGTTTTACCTGCTTTTTGGTATTACAATCGTTATTTTCCATCCCATACAATGGATTTGCTTTAACTGGTTTGGGTACACAGCACATAAAAAAAGTGTTGACTATTTAAACTGGACACTGCTTCGCTGTTTAAATGTGCTGGGGACCACATTCCATATCGATATCAATACCAGCATCCCGAATAATGTTCCCATAATCATTGTCTCAAATCACCAAAGTATGTGGGATATTTCCCCTATTACTTGGTATTTGCGGAAATACCATCCCAAGTTTATTTCTAAAGTGGAATTAGGGAAAGGAATTCCTTCCGTTTCCTATAATTTGAGGCACGGCGGCTCTATTTTGATCGACAGAAAAAACCCGAGGCAAGCTATTGTTGAAATGGTGAAGTTTTCAAAATACCTTCAGAAATTTAAGCGAAGCGGCGTTATTTTCCCCGAGGGAACGCGCAGCAAAACAGGTGTGCCCAAGCCTTTTCGAAGAACCGGATTGCAAACGCTCTTTAAAAAAGTGCCCGATGGTTATGTTATTCCCGTTACCTTCAATAATTCCTGGAAGCTACAACGTTGGGGAATGTTCCCGATGCAAATGGGCGTCCGTTTGGAAATGACCGCGCATCCCGCAATAAAAATTGCAGATTATGAAGTGGAAACGCTAATTGACAAAGTGGAAGAAATCATCACTTCAAAAATCCATAAATAA
- a CDS encoding metal ABC transporter ATP-binding protein has product MDNQKLAVQIDDLTVAYNYKPVLWDIDLSVPEGVLMAIVGPNGAGKSTLIKTILGIIKPIAGTVSIYGKPYSKQRKLVAYVPQKGSVDWDFPTTALDVVMMGTYGNLGWIKRPGQKEKKIALESMEKVDMLAYKNRQISQLSGGQQQRVFLARALAQDASIYFMDEPFQGVDATTEIAIINILKELRKAGKTVIVVHHDLQTVPEYFDWVTFLNVKKIATGPVKDIFNDDNLTKTYGINYKVAVNK; this is encoded by the coding sequence ATGGATAATCAAAAACTTGCCGTACAGATAGACGATCTTACCGTGGCATACAATTATAAGCCTGTATTATGGGACATTGACCTATCTGTGCCAGAAGGGGTTTTAATGGCAATCGTAGGTCCAAATGGTGCGGGAAAATCTACACTCATCAAAACCATTCTGGGTATAATAAAACCCATTGCCGGAACTGTTTCCATATATGGAAAACCCTATTCAAAACAACGAAAATTGGTAGCTTATGTGCCACAAAAAGGAAGTGTAGATTGGGATTTCCCCACCACCGCACTCGATGTGGTTATGATGGGAACTTATGGAAATTTAGGTTGGATAAAACGACCTGGACAGAAAGAGAAAAAAATTGCCTTGGAATCCATGGAAAAAGTGGATATGCTTGCTTATAAAAACAGACAAATAAGCCAATTGAGCGGCGGGCAACAACAACGAGTATTTTTAGCCCGAGCATTAGCACAGGACGCGTCTATCTATTTTATGGACGAACCTTTTCAGGGGGTTGATGCTACTACCGAAATTGCCATCATCAATATTTTAAAGGAATTGCGAAAAGCTGGTAAAACGGTAATTGTGGTTCATCATGACTTACAAACCGTACCAGAATATTTTGATTGGGTAACTTTTTTAAATGTGAAGAAAATAGCAACAGGACCAGTGAAGGATATATTTAATGATGATAATTTAACCAAGACCTATGGAATTAATTACAAAGTTGCTGTAAATAAATAA